GAAGCAAGTGTATAATGCTCAGCATATCGCGATTGTGCCCGGCGGAGGCACCTTTTCCATGGAAGCCGTGGCCCGGCAATTTGCGGGCGGGGAAACTGTTCTTGTTCTTCGGAACGGATGGTTCAGTTATCGGTGGACCCAGATTTTCGAGGCCGCCGGCATTCCTGAAAAAGAGCTTGTTTTAAAGGCGCGCCAGGTAAACTCAGACCCGCAAGCGGCTTTTGCGCCAGCACCCATCGAAGAGGTTGTATCGGCGATCAAGGCGGAAAAGCCTGCGGTCGTTTTCGCTCCTCATGTCGAAACATCGTCTGGTATCATTCTGCCTGATGCTTATTTGAAAGCGGTTGCAGACGCGGTTCACAGTATTGGTGGTTTGTTTGTTCTGGACTGTATTGCCTCTGGTGCGATCTGGGTGGATATGCAGGAAACAGGGGTTGATGTCCTTATCAGCGCCCCACAGAAGGGATGGAGCGCGTCGCCGTGCAGTGGTCTGGTGATGCTTAATGATCAGGCGAAGACTGTGGCGGAGCAAAGAACAAGCAGTTCTTTTGCCTGCGACCTGAAAAAATGGCTTCAGATTATGCAAGCCTATGAAACAGGGGGGCATGCCTATCACGCAACCATGCCAACCGATGCGCTCAAAAAATTCAGAGATGTGATGAAAGAAACCGAGGCTTATGGATTTGAAAAAATCCGTGAGGAACAATGGGCTCTGGGGCGCGCAGTTCGTGAATTGATGGGCAAGAAACAATTCCGCAGCGTTGCCGCTGATGGATTTGAAGCACCGGGCGTGGCCGTGTTCTATACATCCGATCCAGAGATACAGAATGGCAAGAAATTTGCGGCGCAAGGGATGCAGATTGCGGCGGGTGTGCCGTTGCAGTGTGATGAGCCTGAAGGGTTCTCGACCTTCCGGTTGGGTCTGTTTGGACTGGATAAATTACACAATGTTCAACGGTCTGTCGATAATCTGGACAAAGTGTTGACGCAAATCCTGTAATGAACAAAGGCGCGGATTACCTGTTTTTTCGCGCCTTTCGAACTTCTGCCGCATAGTGTCCTCTCTTGCGGTTAAATGCATCTCCCGGATCGATGACAGTTTGTTGAAAAGAGTGCCAGTCGGCGTCTTCAATATCGCTCAGGCTGGATACCAGCTCAAAGTTTTTCAACGCTCTTTCGTCATAGGTTTGTCGCATTAAAGGCTGCACTTGAAACAAGGGCATTTCCCGTTTGATCAGGATCGGCACATCTGTTTTCGTTAGGCGCAAGTTTGTAAATAATGGACCAAACCAGCGATCTGTTTCAATAATACCTTCGAAATGTTCATAATTCTGGCTACCCGGAAGGTTGGCAGGGGCGCGCACTAAGAGTGACCAATCGGGCGCAGTCTGGGCGATCAGGCCGCTCCAGATTTTAAGAACTCCTGGTTCGGGTGCAGCAGAAAGAAATGGCGGGCAATAGCCGCGCACTTTGTCCGGGCAATGCTGGTTGAACTGGTGTTCGAAATCAGGATATTGTGCTGCATTCAGTAAATACCAATCATCGGTCTCGCCATACTGCCAGTAAATATCAGACCCATCCCATAAGACGTGAAAATCCATCGGCGCAAAAACATACCAGCCAAACGCAGAGGCGGATGTCATCGGTTCGCAAAACCGAAAGGCTCTTGTCGGGATCAAGCCGCCAGCAGATCGATCCGCTCTTTGAGGGTTAGGGCAGTCAGGGATCAGCCGGAAGAATTTGATAATTTGGCCCGGTGCCATTAAAGGCACCGGATCAATATGTTTTTCAGCCTGTTCAAGAGGCATGGATACTCTTCCTATAGGCTTTAGATCTTAAAAGCAGGGCTCATATTTCCCAAGCGTGTTTTACCACTATCACGGGTTGCTTTAGGGGAAGTAGAAACCTTAAAGGCAGGGCTCATGTTACCAAGGCGTACTTTTCCTGTATCTTTGGTTGCAGAGGATTGCGGGGCAATTTTTTTAATCATTTCGGTTTTCATAATTACTCTCCTTTGGTTCGGTGAAAGGATCATAAAAGTGTCGTTTCGCCGTTGTAAACAGAAGGTGAAACATTCTGATTTTTCGGCGTGAAGTGGGGTAAAACCGGTATCAACAGAAAACGAATTAACGAAAATTGGATGAAGAAGATTAGAATAAAACAAATACTTTAAATTATATAAATCAATTATTTAATTTAAAGTATTAATGTGAAAAATTGATTGTTTGGGCGATGTGTAGAATTGAATTCTATTAATTCTACCATTTTTTATGAAGCTGAAAAATGCGACTTTATGGTGTTAAATGAGTTCCATATTCTTTATTTTAGAGCTCTCATAATACTGGTTTACGGCAGGATAAGTTTCACCTTTTTGGCATATTTTGTCAGGATTATATACGGTAAAATACGTGCCCAAAAAATACAAACAATTTTCCTAAAATTATCGATAATGATACGTATGATACACCACTGTAACATTTCGTATAAGTTGTATTTCTTTAAGAATGAACAGGAAGATTAGGCAGGAAAGTAAAAAACAGAAGCGAACACCGCTACTTACAAATCTGAATTAAGTAGTATGCCTTCTTAATAGGTTATCAGTGAAAGAAACTGATTAAACCGAATCCCGTAGATCCGGTTTAATCAGGTATTACAGGGACGATCTTTTTTGCCGGTGTTATCGTTCGTTATTTAGAATGCTGGCGAAGAGCAAAGGATCGAC
This region of Sneathiella aquimaris genomic DNA includes:
- a CDS encoding aminotransferase class V-fold PLP-dependent enzyme; protein product: MTGLLPDVDPDGLLEYSVVFTDRSLNHMSGSFQTVMTDISATLKQVYNAQHIAIVPGGGTFSMEAVARQFAGGETVLVLRNGWFSYRWTQIFEAAGIPEKELVLKARQVNSDPQAAFAPAPIEEVVSAIKAEKPAVVFAPHVETSSGIILPDAYLKAVADAVHSIGGLFVLDCIASGAIWVDMQETGVDVLISAPQKGWSASPCSGLVMLNDQAKTVAEQRTSSSFACDLKKWLQIMQAYETGGHAYHATMPTDALKKFRDVMKETEAYGFEKIREEQWALGRAVRELMGKKQFRSVAADGFEAPGVAVFYTSDPEIQNGKKFAAQGMQIAAGVPLQCDEPEGFSTFRLGLFGLDKLHNVQRSVDNLDKVLTQIL
- a CDS encoding DUF6065 family protein, with the translated sequence MPLEQAEKHIDPVPLMAPGQIIKFFRLIPDCPNPQRADRSAGGLIPTRAFRFCEPMTSASAFGWYVFAPMDFHVLWDGSDIYWQYGETDDWYLLNAAQYPDFEHQFNQHCPDKVRGYCPPFLSAAPEPGVLKIWSGLIAQTAPDWSLLVRAPANLPGSQNYEHFEGIIETDRWFGPLFTNLRLTKTDVPILIKREMPLFQVQPLMRQTYDERALKNFELVSSLSDIEDADWHSFQQTVIDPGDAFNRKRGHYAAEVRKARKNR